One Pseudochaenichthys georgianus chromosome 7, fPseGeo1.2, whole genome shotgun sequence DNA segment encodes these proteins:
- the tmem9 gene encoding proton-transporting V-type ATPase complex assembly regulator TMEM9, which produces MWTGRGGSSTFAVPAVLTFFLLDAVAYVQAKNFEDVRCKCICPPYRNITGHIYNRNVSQKDCNCLHVVEPMPVPGHDVEAYCLLCECKYEERSSNTIKVTIIIYLSVVGALLLYMLFLLLVDPLIRKHDAYTQPLHNEEDSEEMRPPVDSAQAKGNTVLERVEGAQQRWKKQVQEQRKTVFDRHKMLS; this is translated from the exons ATGTGGACCGGCCGGGGAGGGAGCAGCACCTTCGCGGTGCCCGCAGTACTGACCTTCTTCCTGCTGGATGCTGTTGCGTATGTTCAGGCCAAG AACTTTGAGGATGTCCGTTGCAAGTGCATCTGCCCGCCATACCGGAACATCACTGGCCACATATATAACAGAAATGTGTCTCAGAAGGATTG taaCTGCCTCCATGTAGTGGAGCCCATGCCGGTGCCTGGCCATGACGTGGAGGCGTACTGCCTGTTGTGTGAGTGCAAGTACGAGGAACGAAGCAGCAACACCATCAAG GTAACCATCATCATTTACCTGTCTGTGGTGGGTGCTCTGCTGCTCTACATGCTGTTCCTTCTGCTGGTCGATCCTCTTATTCGCAAACATGACGCCTACACCCAGCCACTGCACAACGAGGAGGACTCTGAG GAGATGCGTCCCCCGGTGGACAGTGCCCAGGCCAAAGGAAACACAGTGCTGGAGCGGGTTGAGGGAGCACAGCAGCGCTGGAAAAAGCAGGTCCAGGAACAGCGCAAGACAGTTTTTGACCGTCACAAGATGCTTAGTTAA